One Edaphobacter flagellatus genomic region harbors:
- a CDS encoding NADP-dependent isocitrate dehydrogenase — translation MQASYNGIAVPTDGKAIQYADGKYTIPDNPIIPFIEGDGTGRDIWKASQRVFDAAVEKAYGGKRKVKWYEVLAGEKAFRQTQNWLPDDTVKATVDFRVSIKGPLTTPVGGGIRSLNVALRQLMDLYQCVRPVKYYAGVPSPVKHPELVDIVIFRENTEDIYAGIEFREGTPEAAKFISFVNDEMLKGGKKKVRTDSGVGVKPISITGSKRLVRAAIQYALDNNRKTVTLVHKGNIQKFTEGAFREWGYEVATQEFREQTVTERESWILGNLEANPNLTVEENAALIEPGIEFAPKPFVDEVIAEVKGVIDAIGKSHGNGAWKKKILVNDRIADSIFQQIIIRPSDYSVLATTNLNGDYISDAAAAQVGGLGIAPGANIGDGYAVFEATHGTAPKYADKDVINPGSVILSGVMLFDFIGWTEAARLIESSMEKTIQQKFVTYDFERQMQGATKAKTSEFASRMIENMG, via the coding sequence ATGCAGGCAAGCTATAACGGAATCGCTGTCCCAACGGATGGCAAGGCGATTCAGTACGCAGACGGCAAGTACACGATCCCCGACAACCCGATCATCCCGTTCATCGAAGGCGACGGCACGGGCCGCGACATCTGGAAGGCTTCGCAGCGCGTGTTCGATGCCGCGGTAGAAAAGGCATACGGCGGCAAGCGCAAGGTGAAGTGGTATGAAGTGCTGGCCGGCGAGAAGGCATTCCGCCAGACGCAGAACTGGCTGCCGGACGATACGGTAAAGGCGACGGTAGACTTCCGCGTCTCGATCAAAGGGCCGCTGACGACTCCTGTGGGTGGCGGCATTCGTTCATTGAACGTCGCGCTGCGCCAGCTGATGGACCTGTATCAGTGCGTGCGTCCCGTGAAGTACTACGCGGGCGTGCCCAGTCCGGTGAAGCATCCGGAGCTGGTCGACATCGTTATCTTCCGCGAGAACACGGAAGATATCTACGCGGGCATCGAGTTCCGCGAGGGAACGCCTGAGGCGGCGAAGTTCATCAGCTTTGTGAATGACGAGATGCTGAAGGGCGGCAAGAAGAAGGTCCGTACGGACTCTGGCGTTGGCGTGAAGCCGATTTCGATTACGGGCTCGAAGCGTCTGGTGCGTGCGGCGATTCAGTATGCGCTCGATAACAACCGCAAGACGGTGACACTGGTGCACAAGGGCAACATTCAGAAGTTCACCGAAGGCGCGTTTCGTGAGTGGGGCTACGAGGTAGCTACGCAGGAGTTCCGCGAGCAGACGGTGACGGAGCGTGAGAGCTGGATTCTCGGCAACCTTGAAGCGAACCCGAACCTGACGGTGGAAGAGAACGCCGCGCTGATCGAGCCGGGTATTGAGTTTGCGCCGAAGCCGTTTGTCGACGAGGTGATCGCGGAAGTGAAGGGCGTGATCGACGCGATCGGCAAGTCGCACGGTAATGGCGCGTGGAAGAAGAAGATCCTCGTCAACGACCGCATTGCGGACTCGATCTTCCAGCAGATCATTATTCGTCCTTCGGATTACAGCGTGCTTGCGACGACGAACCTGAACGGCGACTACATTTCGGATGCGGCCGCTGCGCAGGTTGGCGGATTGGGCATCGCTCCCGGAGCAAACATTGGCGACGGCTATGCGGTCTTCGAGGCGACGCACGGCACGGCTCCGAAGTATGCGGATAAGGATGTGATCAATCCGGGGTCGGTGATTCTGTCGGGCGTGATGCTGTTCGACTTCATCGGCTGGACGGAGGCGGCGAGGCTGATTGAGTCGTCGATGGAGAAGACCATTCAGCAGAAGTTCGTGACCTACGACTTCGAGCGCCAGATGCAAGGCGCGACGAAGGCGAAGACCAGCGAATTTGCCAGCCGCATGATCGAGAACATGGGCTAG
- a CDS encoding TPM domain-containing protein: MKTQRRFAFLLIFLLAAALPSFSEKVATLPAPTGYIDDYAGVLSASVISDMEATARELHDKTRAQVFLVTVNTLEDEPVETFANDLFAKWKIGEKKTDRGILMLFAIKDHKRWIEVGYGFEGILNDAKVGDIGREMVPGLRAQNYDDATQLGFNAICNIIAADSNITLSSLADSPQTAAEPPPTDTAAPESTSHFSLWSLVFPLFWFAFVFILIIRVIWRGRRGIASGGYIGGSTWSDDRSSFSSSDSSSSSSDSGFSGGDGGSSGGGGAGGDW; this comes from the coding sequence ATGAAAACCCAGCGGCGATTTGCATTCCTTCTGATCTTCCTGCTCGCCGCGGCTCTTCCCTCTTTCTCGGAAAAAGTCGCCACCCTGCCGGCCCCCACCGGCTACATCGACGACTACGCAGGCGTCCTCTCTGCCTCTGTCATATCCGACATGGAAGCCACCGCACGCGAGTTGCACGACAAGACACGTGCCCAGGTCTTCCTCGTCACCGTCAACACCCTCGAAGACGAACCCGTCGAGACCTTCGCGAATGATCTCTTCGCCAAATGGAAGATCGGCGAGAAGAAAACGGACCGCGGCATCCTGATGCTCTTCGCCATCAAGGACCACAAGCGCTGGATCGAAGTCGGCTACGGCTTCGAAGGCATCCTTAACGACGCCAAGGTCGGCGACATCGGCCGCGAGATGGTTCCCGGCCTGCGCGCGCAGAATTATGACGACGCCACCCAACTAGGCTTCAACGCGATCTGCAACATCATCGCCGCAGATTCCAACATTACCCTCAGCTCCCTCGCCGATTCGCCCCAGACCGCAGCCGAGCCTCCGCCAACTGATACAGCAGCACCTGAGTCCACATCGCACTTCAGCCTGTGGTCCCTCGTCTTCCCGCTGTTCTGGTTTGCCTTTGTCTTCATCCTCATCATTCGCGTTATCTGGAGAGGACGACGCGGCATTGCTTCCGGAGGCTATATCGGCGGTTCGACATGGTCTGACGACAGGAGCAGCTTTAGCAGCAGCGACAGCAGTTCAAGCAGCAGTGACAGCGGTTTCAGCGGAGGCGATGGCGGCAGCTCTGGCGGAGGCGGTGCCGGCGGCGACTGGTAA
- a CDS encoding DUF6677 family protein, translating into MTTNVQAQARPAQKITSLPPALILIAGWLIPGAGHFLLKKWIRGLLLFFSIVSMFGIGLALKGKVYAPNTAELLDMLNFAGDLGTGLLYAAARLFDLGQTSVQIAIADYGTKFIVVAGLLNIIAAVDAHSLAIGRKAS; encoded by the coding sequence ATGACGACGAACGTTCAGGCGCAGGCTCGTCCCGCGCAGAAAATTACCTCGCTGCCGCCCGCTCTCATTCTGATTGCGGGCTGGTTGATTCCGGGCGCAGGACACTTTCTGCTGAAGAAGTGGATTCGGGGGCTTCTGCTCTTCTTCTCCATCGTCTCCATGTTTGGCATCGGGCTGGCGCTGAAGGGCAAGGTCTACGCGCCCAACACGGCCGAACTGCTGGACATGCTGAACTTCGCGGGTGATCTGGGAACCGGTCTTCTCTATGCAGCCGCACGCCTTTTTGACCTGGGTCAGACGTCGGTGCAGATCGCCATCGCAGACTACGGCACGAAATTTATCGTCGTAGCCGGACTGCTGAATATCATTGCCGCTGTCGATGCTCACTCCCTCGCCATTGGAAGGAAGGCCTCGTGA
- the mdh gene encoding malate dehydrogenase, whose protein sequence is MRKKVTIVGAGNVGATAAHWIASKELADVVLIDVVEGVPQGKGLDLLEALPIEKRDVSVIGTNDYADTANSDIVVITAGIARKPGMSRDDLLNTNFNIMSEVAGKALAASPNAIFIIVSNPLDAMAQTAFKKLGLPRERVIGMAGVLDSARFRTFIAEELKVSVENVTAFVLGGHGDTMVPLSRYSTVAGIPITELIPADRLKELETRTANGGAEIVKHLKTGSAYYAPSAAAVEMVEAILKDKKKILPCAAYLQGEYGIKGLYVGVPCKLGAKGLEQIIEIKLTADEQAALNKSADAVKELCTVIGVA, encoded by the coding sequence ATGCGGAAGAAAGTCACTATCGTTGGAGCCGGGAACGTCGGCGCTACTGCAGCACACTGGATTGCTTCGAAGGAACTGGCGGACGTTGTTCTGATCGACGTCGTTGAAGGCGTACCGCAGGGCAAGGGGCTTGACCTGCTGGAGGCGCTGCCGATTGAGAAGCGTGATGTTTCTGTGATTGGTACCAACGACTACGCCGATACCGCGAACTCGGACATCGTCGTCATTACGGCGGGTATTGCACGTAAGCCGGGCATGAGCCGCGACGATTTGTTGAATACCAACTTCAACATCATGAGCGAGGTTGCGGGTAAGGCGCTGGCTGCTTCGCCGAACGCGATCTTCATCATCGTTTCGAACCCGCTGGATGCGATGGCGCAGACGGCATTCAAGAAGCTGGGCCTTCCGCGCGAGCGCGTGATCGGCATGGCTGGCGTGCTGGATTCGGCTCGCTTCCGCACGTTTATCGCCGAGGAGCTGAAGGTTTCGGTGGAGAACGTTACGGCGTTTGTGCTGGGCGGACACGGCGACACGATGGTTCCGCTGTCGCGCTACTCGACGGTTGCGGGCATCCCGATCACAGAGCTGATTCCGGCGGATCGCCTGAAGGAGCTGGAGACGCGCACGGCCAACGGCGGCGCGGAGATCGTGAAGCATCTGAAGACGGGCTCGGCTTACTATGCTCCTTCGGCTGCAGCTGTGGAGATGGTTGAGGCGATTCTGAAGGACAAGAAGAAGATCCTTCCCTGCGCTGCGTATCTGCAGGGTGAGTACGGTATCAAGGGACTCTACGTTGGCGTACCCTGCAAGCTCGGCGCGAAGGGACTTGAGCAGATTATCGAGATCAAGCTGACTGCCGACGAGCAGGCTGCGCTGAACAAGAGCGCAGATGCGGTGAAGGAGCTCTGCACCGTGATCGGCGTGGCGTAA
- a CDS encoding carbon-nitrogen hydrolase has translation MTNNHGSAPNGIKRVALIQMSCDPDTRINLDKAAERVYEAARQGATLVCLPELFRAQYFCQREDHALFGLAEPIPGPSTDVLTRVCQETGVVLVASLFERRAPGLYHNTAVTIEKDGRIADIYRKMHIPDDPLYYEKFYFTPGDLGFKATQTSQGPVGTLVCWDQWYPEGARLTSLKGAEVLFFPTAIGWHPSEKEEFGDAQYSAWQTAQRAHAIANGVFVCAVNRVGHEHGDVKFKTTAADGNPATVELRGPGDHTPQSGIEFWGGSFIADPFGRILAQASHDKEEILIADLDPKLIEITRQHWPFLRDRRIDAYEGIAKRFLD, from the coding sequence ATGACGAACAATCACGGAAGCGCCCCCAACGGCATCAAGCGCGTCGCCCTCATCCAGATGTCCTGCGACCCGGACACCCGCATTAACCTCGACAAAGCGGCCGAACGCGTCTACGAAGCGGCCCGCCAGGGCGCTACCCTCGTCTGCCTGCCCGAACTCTTCCGCGCGCAATACTTCTGCCAGCGCGAAGACCACGCCCTCTTCGGCCTCGCCGAGCCCATCCCCGGCCCCTCCACCGACGTCCTCACCCGCGTCTGCCAGGAGACCGGCGTCGTCCTCGTCGCCTCGCTCTTTGAGCGCCGCGCCCCCGGCCTCTATCACAACACCGCCGTCACCATCGAAAAGGATGGCCGCATCGCCGACATCTACCGGAAGATGCACATCCCCGACGACCCCCTCTACTACGAGAAGTTCTACTTCACGCCCGGCGACCTCGGCTTCAAGGCCACGCAGACCTCGCAAGGTCCCGTCGGCACACTCGTCTGCTGGGACCAGTGGTATCCCGAAGGCGCACGCCTCACCTCCCTCAAGGGAGCCGAAGTCCTCTTCTTCCCCACCGCCATCGGCTGGCACCCCTCCGAGAAGGAAGAATTCGGCGACGCCCAGTACTCCGCCTGGCAGACCGCGCAGCGCGCCCACGCCATCGCCAACGGAGTCTTCGTCTGCGCCGTCAACCGCGTAGGCCACGAACACGGTGACGTCAAGTTCAAGACCACCGCAGCCGATGGCAACCCCGCCACCGTCGAGCTCCGCGGCCCCGGCGACCACACCCCACAATCCGGCATCGAGTTCTGGGGCGGAAGCTTCATCGCCGACCCCTTCGGCCGCATCCTCGCCCAGGCCAGCCACGACAAGGAAGAAATCCTCATCGCCGACCTCGACCCCAAACTCATCGAGATCACCCGCCAGCACTGGCCCTTCCTCCGCGACCGACGCATCGACGCCTACGAAGGCATCGCTAAACGGTTCTTGGATTAG
- a CDS encoding DUF1569 domain-containing protein: MKNLFEPARVEEVKERIAHLKPDSQRQWGKMNAAQAMAHCAGGLELAAGTRLPPRLFMGRIIGAIVKPLALGNDEPMRRNSPTVPGLVMEDQRDLATEQERLYALIDRFAAAGPDGCTTHPHSFFGRLTPQEWAILMYKHLDHHLRQFGA, translated from the coding sequence ATGAAGAATCTCTTTGAGCCGGCAAGAGTGGAAGAAGTGAAGGAGCGGATCGCCCATCTCAAGCCGGACAGCCAGCGGCAGTGGGGCAAGATGAATGCGGCACAGGCAATGGCGCACTGCGCCGGGGGGCTGGAGCTGGCAGCCGGAACCAGACTTCCGCCACGGTTATTCATGGGGCGCATCATTGGGGCGATCGTGAAGCCCCTGGCGCTCGGGAACGATGAACCGATGCGACGAAACTCCCCGACGGTACCGGGTCTTGTCATGGAAGATCAACGAGACCTGGCAACAGAACAGGAACGTCTGTATGCCTTGATCGATCGGTTTGCCGCTGCCGGGCCGGATGGCTGCACCACGCATCCGCATAGCTTCTTCGGCCGGCTGACGCCGCAGGAGTGGGCGATATTGATGTACAAGCATCTCGATCATCACCTCCGGCAGTTTGGCGCCTAG
- a CDS encoding peptidylprolyl isomerase codes for MARKPGTYATFKTSEGTIVTELFEQDAPQTVANFIGLAEGTKDWNSPSKKGAKLYDGTIFHRVIPDFMIQGGDPEGNGMGGPGYRFADETRGSRHGFQEKGKLAMANAGPNTNGSQFFITVAPTTWLTGKHTIFGEVVEGYDIVEKISKVARDGMDRPKTPVVLESVTIERVS; via the coding sequence ATGGCACGTAAGCCAGGCACCTACGCAACCTTCAAAACCTCAGAAGGCACCATCGTTACCGAGCTGTTTGAGCAGGACGCTCCGCAGACCGTCGCCAACTTCATCGGTCTCGCCGAGGGAACGAAGGATTGGAACAGCCCCAGCAAGAAGGGCGCCAAGCTCTACGACGGCACCATCTTCCACCGCGTCATTCCCGACTTCATGATTCAGGGCGGCGATCCCGAAGGCAACGGCATGGGTGGCCCCGGCTACCGCTTCGCCGACGAGACACGCGGCTCCAGGCACGGTTTCCAGGAGAAGGGAAAGCTCGCCATGGCCAACGCCGGCCCCAACACCAACGGCTCGCAGTTCTTCATCACCGTTGCTCCTACGACTTGGCTCACCGGCAAGCACACCATCTTCGGTGAAGTCGTCGAAGGCTACGACATCGTCGAGAAGATCTCGAAGGTCGCGCGCGACGGCATGGACCGCCCCAAGACCCCGGTCGTCCTCGAGTCAGTCACTATCGAGCGCGTCTCGTAA
- a CDS encoding GGDEF domain-containing protein — MNLRRPESENARLWALWVRELLDSQPEQDCEELTQLAASLCGTQLGLLTLLDERQQWVRASETLKLGDTPREIAFCAHAIRQAGAFIVKDSLLDSRFGANPLVTADPPIRFFAGVALATPDGHLLGTLCVLDTTPRILTAEQVDALEVLGRQVSARLELKMQRRALEHALNEKEKATGALRASEELFRAFMNASPFLSYIKDAAGRLLFYNRAFAQRFGVSEYAWLGRTDEQLWSRNLSKSVRTHDLEVMAGGRMVETEEHIRGTDGTISSLRSFKFPCHDSAGNVLLAGVAVDISAEVAHKAELERYHRELEEANDQLRRLAVTDELTGLRNRRAFEERLVMEFSMARRRKRELAVLLIDVDNFKKINDKYGHASGDEVLRRLGMILRTTVRLPDLPARYGGEEFVVLLPESGEESAMGLARRVMQRVAAEEWENEPVTISMGMAAINESLVNGYQLVELADEALYAAKRAGKNRVMVHSG, encoded by the coding sequence ATGAATCTGAGAAGACCGGAGAGCGAAAACGCTCGACTGTGGGCGCTATGGGTGAGGGAGCTGCTGGATTCCCAGCCGGAGCAGGACTGCGAGGAATTGACGCAGCTCGCTGCTTCGCTGTGTGGAACCCAGCTCGGCCTGCTGACACTGCTCGATGAGCGGCAGCAATGGGTCCGTGCCTCGGAGACATTGAAGCTCGGCGATACGCCCCGCGAGATCGCCTTCTGTGCCCATGCCATTCGTCAGGCGGGCGCTTTCATCGTTAAAGACTCTCTTCTCGACAGCCGGTTCGGAGCGAATCCTCTGGTAACGGCCGATCCTCCTATCCGCTTCTTCGCCGGTGTTGCTCTGGCCACGCCGGACGGTCATCTTCTGGGAACTCTGTGCGTGCTCGACACCACACCGCGCATTCTGACCGCCGAGCAAGTGGATGCTCTCGAGGTTCTTGGACGCCAGGTCAGCGCACGGCTCGAACTCAAAATGCAGCGCCGGGCACTGGAACATGCCCTGAACGAAAAAGAGAAGGCAACCGGCGCACTGCGCGCGAGCGAAGAACTGTTTCGCGCCTTTATGAACGCCAGCCCTTTCCTGAGCTATATCAAGGATGCGGCCGGAAGGCTGCTCTTCTACAATCGCGCCTTCGCTCAGAGGTTTGGCGTAAGCGAGTACGCGTGGCTGGGCAGAACGGACGAACAGCTATGGTCGCGCAATCTGTCAAAGTCTGTGCGTACGCATGACCTTGAGGTGATGGCCGGCGGGCGCATGGTCGAAACCGAAGAGCACATACGCGGCACGGATGGGACGATCAGTTCCCTGCGCTCGTTCAAATTCCCCTGCCATGACTCTGCCGGCAACGTGCTGCTGGCTGGTGTTGCCGTCGATATCTCGGCGGAAGTCGCTCATAAGGCCGAGCTGGAGCGTTACCATCGCGAGTTGGAAGAAGCGAATGATCAGCTTCGCCGCCTTGCCGTAACCGACGAGCTGACAGGACTTCGCAATCGCCGCGCCTTTGAGGAACGGCTGGTGATGGAGTTCTCGATGGCCCGGCGCCGGAAGCGGGAGCTTGCTGTACTGCTGATCGACGTCGATAACTTCAAGAAGATCAATGACAAGTATGGACACGCCTCAGGCGACGAGGTGTTGCGCCGTCTGGGCATGATTCTGAGGACTACCGTTCGCTTGCCCGATCTCCCAGCCCGTTATGGAGGCGAAGAGTTCGTGGTTCTGCTACCGGAAAGCGGCGAAGAGAGCGCAATGGGTCTGGCCCGGCGCGTGATGCAGCGCGTCGCCGCCGAAGAGTGGGAGAACGAGCCGGTTACCATCAGTATGGGCATGGCGGCCATCAATGAATCTCTCGTGAACGGCTACCAGCTGGTGGAACTGGCAGACGAGGCACTGTACGCCGCCAAGCGAGCCGGTAAGAACCGGGTCATGGTTCACTCTGGCTAA
- a CDS encoding cupin domain-containing protein produces MKSRVLCSLLFASLPALAQTDTQTVHTASEIQQRQAKLLEAAKTSATGMVNEKTDETPSSRTLFVARARTGEAERHQFWADQMVISKGTVILVTGGTLKGEHSNNNQPGESLATSIEGGKEVTLHAGDIAHIPANVPHWVKLAPGTTATYIVFKEKVTQ; encoded by the coding sequence GTGAAATCGCGCGTCCTCTGTTCGCTCCTCTTTGCCTCGCTTCCGGCACTCGCTCAAACCGATACGCAGACCGTCCACACGGCCTCCGAGATACAACAACGCCAGGCCAAATTACTCGAAGCCGCTAAAACCAGCGCCACCGGCATGGTGAACGAGAAGACCGACGAGACGCCCAGCTCACGCACGCTCTTCGTCGCTCGCGCACGCACCGGCGAGGCCGAGCGTCACCAGTTCTGGGCCGACCAGATGGTCATCAGCAAAGGCACCGTCATCCTCGTCACCGGAGGCACCCTCAAAGGAGAGCACTCCAACAACAACCAGCCCGGCGAATCTCTCGCCACCTCCATCGAAGGCGGCAAAGAAGTCACCTTGCACGCAGGCGACATCGCCCACATCCCCGCCAACGTTCCTCACTGGGTCAAGCTCGCTCCCGGAACAACGGCGACCTATATCGTCTTCAAGGAAAAGGTCACGCAATAA
- a CDS encoding glutamine synthetase family protein: MAKEQRKKRVAPDVIREERLKYLTDERRIKAVTVLFSDLEGRLHMLDYDKKFLVKSYDNLTFDGSSIRGFTAQRESDLRLGIDWSAFYWAPADVFGAGKVLVFGEVIDKNGGTYSADIRGVLKKFADEQYASSGYTLNAANEIEGFLFEGVDAERNFYQTGKFEYVNQGGYYHSLPGDPLREFIDTTAEVQRAMGFENEKDHPEVAPSQFEINYTYGDVVTAADQIQLYKLICRQVATQMGMSASFLPKPVVGVNGSGMHTNVSITKGGKNLFWDPKGEEKISKLAWQFTDRILTHGNDICLLLNASVNAYRRLDPHFEAPNQIKASATDRGSMVRIPIGNEKSARVEVRSVGPDANPYMVLYSIFKTGLAGETAKIKNLRQAERYLPDNIYTAIENFRGADWTSKLLGADVKGRYADLKQASADRCPRLLGTIVKAPEVQFHHDVYNQLLWNIF, encoded by the coding sequence ATGGCCAAGGAGCAGCGCAAGAAGCGCGTGGCCCCCGATGTGATTCGGGAAGAGCGGTTGAAGTATCTGACCGACGAGCGCCGCATCAAGGCGGTGACCGTTCTGTTCAGCGATCTGGAAGGCCGGCTGCACATGCTGGACTACGACAAGAAGTTCCTGGTGAAGAGCTACGACAACCTGACGTTCGATGGCTCGTCGATTCGCGGCTTTACGGCTCAGCGTGAGAGCGACCTGCGGCTGGGTATCGACTGGAGCGCGTTTTACTGGGCTCCGGCGGATGTTTTCGGTGCGGGTAAGGTCCTGGTCTTCGGCGAGGTCATCGACAAGAACGGCGGTACGTACTCGGCTGATATTCGCGGCGTGCTGAAGAAGTTTGCCGATGAGCAGTATGCTTCGAGCGGCTACACGCTGAACGCTGCCAATGAGATCGAGGGCTTCCTGTTTGAGGGAGTGGATGCCGAGCGCAACTTCTACCAGACGGGCAAGTTCGAGTATGTCAACCAGGGTGGCTACTACCACTCGCTGCCGGGCGATCCGCTGCGTGAGTTCATCGACACGACGGCTGAGGTTCAGCGCGCGATGGGCTTCGAGAATGAGAAGGACCATCCTGAGGTTGCTCCTTCGCAGTTCGAGATCAACTACACCTACGGCGATGTGGTTACGGCTGCCGACCAGATCCAGCTGTACAAGCTGATCTGCCGCCAGGTGGCGACGCAGATGGGCATGTCGGCGAGCTTCCTGCCGAAGCCGGTGGTGGGCGTGAACGGTTCGGGCATGCACACGAACGTTTCGATCACCAAGGGTGGCAAGAACCTGTTCTGGGATCCGAAGGGCGAAGAGAAGATCTCGAAGCTGGCGTGGCAGTTTACGGACCGCATCCTGACGCATGGCAACGATATCTGCCTGCTGCTGAATGCGAGCGTGAATGCGTATCGCCGTCTTGATCCGCACTTCGAGGCTCCGAACCAGATCAAGGCTTCGGCGACGGACCGCGGTTCGATGGTGCGTATCCCGATCGGCAACGAGAAGTCGGCGCGTGTCGAGGTTCGTTCGGTTGGACCGGATGCGAACCCCTACATGGTGCTGTACTCGATCTTCAAGACCGGCCTGGCCGGCGAGACGGCGAAGATCAAGAACCTGCGCCAGGCGGAGCGCTACCTGCCGGACAACATCTACACGGCGATCGAGAACTTCCGCGGTGCGGACTGGACCTCGAAGCTGCTGGGTGCGGATGTGAAGGGTCGCTACGCAGACCTGAAGCAGGCTTCGGCTGACCGCTGCCCGCGGCTGCTGGGCACGATCGTCAAGGCGCCGGAGGTGCAGTTCCACCACGATGTCTACAACCAGTTGCTCTGGAACATCTTCTAA
- a CDS encoding M24 family metallopeptidase, which translates to MDLAAIQGALRDQHLDGWLFYDHHYRDPLAYRILGLGEGLHVTRRWFYFIPASGEPKKLVHRIESGRLDPLPGAKAVYSSWQELAAQVAALTQGATKIAMQYSPNNAIMYVSLVDAGTVEMVRGLGKEVVTSADLVSQFEAVLTSDQLATHYVAQEKIDTILAAAWREISRRTKSGRTHEFAMVEWLSEAMGRENLVWEHGPNVSAGANSADSHYEPTAANSKPIQQGDFILIDIWGKVNHPDACFYDITWTGVIGREPTAREQTIFETVRNARDASIDVVKKAFASGTPIAGWQADDAGRNVIAEAGFKEWFTHRTGHNIGSVLHGNGANLDNLETHDERLILPNTCFSVEPGLYFPGEFGIRSEVDMIALPGKADVTGRVQTELVRI; encoded by the coding sequence ATGGATCTGGCAGCAATTCAAGGCGCACTTCGCGACCAGCATCTCGACGGCTGGCTGTTTTACGACCATCATTACCGTGATCCGCTTGCCTATCGCATTCTGGGTCTCGGCGAAGGGCTTCACGTCACGCGACGTTGGTTCTACTTCATTCCAGCCTCAGGAGAACCAAAGAAGCTGGTTCACCGCATCGAGTCCGGAAGGCTCGATCCCTTGCCTGGCGCAAAAGCGGTCTACTCCTCATGGCAGGAGCTTGCAGCGCAGGTTGCCGCACTCACCCAAGGCGCAACGAAGATCGCGATGCAGTACTCGCCCAACAACGCCATCATGTATGTCTCGCTGGTCGATGCCGGTACGGTCGAGATGGTCCGAGGATTAGGCAAAGAGGTCGTCACCTCAGCCGACCTTGTCAGCCAGTTCGAGGCCGTCCTCACCAGCGACCAGCTTGCGACCCACTATGTCGCGCAGGAGAAGATCGATACCATCCTCGCCGCCGCATGGCGGGAGATCTCACGACGGACAAAATCCGGCAGGACGCATGAGTTCGCCATGGTCGAGTGGCTCTCCGAGGCAATGGGCCGCGAAAATCTTGTCTGGGAGCATGGCCCAAATGTCTCTGCGGGAGCCAACTCCGCCGACTCGCACTACGAGCCGACGGCAGCCAATTCCAAGCCGATCCAGCAGGGCGACTTTATCCTGATCGACATCTGGGGCAAGGTAAATCATCCCGATGCCTGCTTCTACGACATCACATGGACCGGAGTCATCGGCCGCGAACCCACCGCTCGCGAGCAGACGATCTTCGAAACGGTGCGCAATGCCCGCGATGCTTCTATTGATGTGGTGAAAAAAGCGTTCGCCAGCGGAACACCGATCGCCGGCTGGCAGGCAGACGACGCCGGTCGTAACGTGATCGCCGAGGCCGGATTTAAGGAATGGTTTACGCACCGCACCGGTCACAACATCGGCTCGGTGCTGCACGGCAATGGGGCGAATCTCGACAACCTGGAGACGCATGACGAGCGGCTGATCCTGCCGAACACCTGCTTCTCGGTCGAGCCCGGCCTCTACTTCCCGGGCGAATTCGGCATACGCAGCGAGGTCGACATGATCGCGCTGCCCGGCAAGGCAGACGTGACCGGACGGGTTCAGACCGAACTCGTCCGCATCTGA